In one window of Deinococcus sonorensis KR-87 DNA:
- a CDS encoding NADP-dependent isocitrate dehydrogenase translates to MTLAQQDVHPAESSPTLTPITVAYGDGIGPSLMEATLRILRAAGAAVDPETITLGEAVYLGGVTSGIERASWDSLRRTGVLLKAPITTPQGGGYKSLNVTLRKTLGLYANVRPCRAYAPYVPTLHPGLDVVIIRENEEDLYAGIEHRQTREVVQCLKLVTRQGCERIVRYAFEYARQHGRRKVTAMSKDNIMKMTDGLFHRVFDEIGAEYPELEREHQIIDIGMARVAVHPERYDVIVTLNLYGDILSDVVAEVAGSVGLAGSANIGERVAMFEAIHGSAPDLAGQDVANPSGLLQAAVLMLHHIGQGEVATRIQNAWLRTLEDGVHTADIVGDQTRVQVGTQAFADAVIERLGQMPQVLPVVETRAPLTDPAPAVPTPLAPVVKQLVGTDVFVEWSEGDRDPAVLASILQSVEQPNLTLRMITNRGVLVWPDGFPETHRADHWRCRFLSARPIEHLEVIELLHRINITGLDFIKTEHLYTFDGVPGYSLGQGQ, encoded by the coding sequence ATGACACTCGCTCAACAGGACGTTCACCCGGCTGAAAGCTCCCCGACCCTCACGCCCATCACCGTCGCGTACGGCGACGGCATCGGCCCCAGCCTGATGGAAGCCACCCTGCGCATTCTCAGGGCGGCCGGAGCCGCGGTGGACCCGGAGACGATCACGCTGGGTGAGGCTGTCTACCTGGGCGGCGTCACCTCCGGCATCGAACGCGCCAGCTGGGACAGCCTGCGCCGCACCGGGGTGCTGCTCAAGGCCCCCATCACCACGCCCCAGGGCGGCGGCTACAAGAGCCTGAACGTGACGCTGCGCAAGACCCTGGGGCTGTATGCCAATGTGCGGCCGTGCCGGGCCTACGCGCCCTACGTGCCCACCCTCCACCCGGGCCTGGACGTGGTGATCATCCGCGAGAACGAGGAAGACCTGTACGCGGGCATCGAGCACCGGCAGACTCGGGAGGTGGTGCAGTGCCTGAAACTCGTGACCCGCCAGGGCTGCGAGCGCATCGTGCGCTACGCCTTCGAGTACGCCCGCCAGCACGGCCGCCGCAAGGTGACGGCCATGAGCAAGGACAACATCATGAAGATGACCGATGGGCTGTTCCACCGGGTCTTCGACGAGATCGGGGCGGAGTACCCGGAGCTGGAACGCGAGCACCAGATCATCGACATCGGCATGGCCCGCGTCGCGGTGCACCCGGAGCGATACGACGTGATCGTCACGCTCAACCTGTACGGCGACATCCTCTCGGACGTGGTGGCCGAGGTGGCCGGGTCGGTGGGACTGGCGGGCAGCGCCAACATCGGCGAGCGGGTGGCGATGTTCGAGGCGATCCACGGCAGCGCCCCGGACCTGGCCGGACAGGACGTGGCCAACCCCAGCGGCCTACTGCAGGCGGCCGTGCTGATGCTGCACCACATCGGTCAGGGGGAGGTGGCCACCCGCATCCAGAACGCCTGGTTGCGAACCCTGGAGGACGGGGTTCACACCGCCGATATCGTGGGCGACCAGACGCGGGTCCAGGTCGGTACCCAGGCGTTTGCCGACGCGGTGATTGAGCGCCTGGGCCAGATGCCGCAGGTGTTGCCGGTGGTCGAAACGCGCGCGCCCCTGACTGACCCGGCGCCCGCCGTGCCCACACCCCTCGCCCCGGTGGTCAAGCAGCTGGTCGGTACGGACGTGTTCGTCGAGTGGAGCGAGGGCGACCGTGATCCGGCGGTGCTGGCGTCCATCCTGCAGAGCGTGGAACAGCCGAACCTGACCCTGCGGATGATCACCAACCGCGGCGTGCTGGTCTGGCCGGACGGCTTCCCCGAGACGCACCGCGCCGACCACTGGCGCTGCCGCTTCCTGAGCGCCCGACCCATCGAACACCTGGAAGTCATCGAACTGCTGCACCGCATCAACATCACCGGCCTGGATTTCATCAAGACCGAGCACCTCTACACCTTTGACGGGGTTCCCGGCTACTCGCTCGGCCAGGGACAGTAA
- a CDS encoding helix-turn-helix transcriptional regulator yields the protein MSAPSSTPSSGPASWTFLTNHAHVLVCLVQSPDATLREVAVRVGITERAVQRILRDLEETGILRRERVGRRNTYTVIGTSPLRHPLEAHRSVQDLLDLVAT from the coding sequence ATGTCCGCACCCTCCAGCACGCCGTCTTCCGGACCCGCCAGTTGGACCTTCCTGACCAATCACGCGCACGTGCTGGTGTGTCTGGTGCAGTCGCCGGACGCGACGCTGCGCGAGGTGGCGGTCCGGGTGGGCATCACGGAACGGGCCGTGCAGCGCATCCTGCGCGATCTGGAGGAAACGGGCATCCTCCGGCGGGAACGGGTGGGCCGGCGCAACACCTATACCGTGATCGGCACGTCTCCGCTGCGGCACCCTCTGGAGGCGCACCGCAGCGTGCAGGACCTGCTGGATCTGGTGGCGACGTAG
- a CDS encoding peroxidase-related enzyme (This protein belongs to a clade of uncharacterized proteins related to peroxidases such as the alkylhydroperoxidase AhpD.), whose protein sequence is MTRLSHLPVPTEAEVTPEIASLWQKSRAVLGFTPNVFRAQALNPAQFWAWWKYYDLLMNKEGWLPPLEREMVATVVSSLNRCVYCLVSHGSAVRLLSGDVRLADTLAIDYRQADLTPRQRAILDFAARLTVHPDRMSREALDPLRAAGLDDHAILELTQVVGMFNATNRISSALGFVPNDEYHHLGRVPEPQAQGED, encoded by the coding sequence ATGACGCGCCTCTCCCACCTGCCGGTGCCCACCGAAGCCGAGGTCACTCCCGAGATCGCGTCGCTGTGGCAGAAGTCGCGGGCGGTGCTCGGGTTCACGCCGAACGTCTTCCGGGCACAGGCGCTCAACCCGGCGCAGTTCTGGGCGTGGTGGAAGTACTACGACCTGCTGATGAACAAGGAAGGCTGGCTGCCCCCGCTTGAACGCGAGATGGTCGCCACGGTCGTCAGCAGCCTGAACCGCTGCGTGTACTGCCTGGTGTCGCACGGGTCGGCGGTGCGGCTGCTGAGCGGTGACGTGCGGCTCGCCGACACGCTGGCCATCGATTACCGGCAGGCGGACCTGACCCCCCGTCAGCGCGCCATTCTCGACTTCGCCGCCCGGCTGACCGTTCACCCCGACCGGATGAGCCGGGAAGCGCTGGACCCGCTGCGGGCTGCGGGCCTGGACGACCACGCCATCCTGGAACTCACGCAGGTGGTGGGAATGTTCAACGCCACCAACCGCATCAGCAGCGCGCTGGGCTTTGTGCCGAACGACGAGTACCACCACCTCGGGCGCGTGCCGGAACCTCAGGCGCAGGGCGAAGACTGA
- a CDS encoding GGDEF domain-containing protein, whose translation MLDALLINFALLVSSNFALSLTYQHVHLRDGVLRILVRYVLNVAAAFVLMLHSAAVAPGLLFDFRSVVIALVSRRHGMVAGLLVAVPVALFRLYLGGPGAWAGVLNLILVALLSAWSSGLLHLRPRFDRRDLFHLWWQPLGLFAVANTATFLGFAMAGKPLLSAVPVYLTFTVLSAVGMMAGHAVKQTRLKALHRSEELQELAEHDPLTGCFNRRRFDDDTREVRPGQYVLLLDLDHFKHVNDTYGHDTGDRVLQVLVQVLTQSVRPTDRVYRMGGEEFAVVLSHCREDQAPAVAERVRSRVALHVAEQAGLTTERITVSGGLVPLYGERRLALRAADQRLYEAKHAGRNRIVADLRLAVPVA comes from the coding sequence ATGCTCGACGCGCTGCTGATCAACTTTGCCCTCCTGGTGTCCAGCAACTTTGCCCTGAGCCTGACCTACCAGCACGTGCACCTCCGGGACGGTGTGCTGCGGATCCTCGTCCGCTACGTCCTGAACGTGGCGGCCGCGTTCGTGCTGATGCTCCACAGCGCGGCGGTGGCCCCGGGGCTGCTGTTCGATTTCCGGTCGGTGGTGATCGCCCTGGTGTCCCGCCGGCACGGGATGGTCGCCGGCCTGCTGGTGGCCGTCCCAGTGGCGCTGTTCCGGCTCTACCTGGGTGGCCCGGGCGCCTGGGCCGGCGTGCTGAACCTGATCCTGGTGGCGCTGCTGTCGGCCTGGAGTTCGGGCCTGCTGCACCTGCGCCCACGTTTTGACCGGCGCGACCTGTTTCACCTGTGGTGGCAGCCGCTGGGGCTGTTTGCGGTGGCCAACACCGCAACGTTTCTGGGCTTTGCCATGGCCGGCAAACCGCTGCTGTCGGCCGTGCCGGTCTACCTGACTTTCACGGTCCTGAGCGCTGTCGGCATGATGGCGGGCCACGCGGTCAAGCAGACGCGCCTGAAGGCGCTGCACCGCAGTGAGGAACTTCAGGAGCTGGCCGAACACGATCCGCTGACCGGGTGTTTCAACCGGCGCCGCTTCGATGACGACACGCGTGAAGTGCGCCCGGGGCAGTATGTGCTGCTGCTGGATCTCGACCACTTCAAGCATGTCAACGACACCTACGGGCACGACACCGGCGACCGGGTGCTGCAGGTGCTGGTCCAGGTGCTGACGCAGTCGGTGCGGCCAACCGACCGGGTCTACCGGATGGGCGGTGAGGAATTCGCGGTGGTCCTGTCGCACTGCCGCGAGGACCAGGCGCCCGCCGTGGCGGAACGAGTCCGGTCCAGGGTGGCCCTGCACGTCGCGGAGCAGGCGGGCCTCACGACGGAGCGCATCACGGTTTCGGGCGGTCTGGTGCCCCTCTACGGCGAGCGGCGGCTGGCGCTGCGGGCCGCCGACCAGCGGCTGTACGAGGCCAAGCACGCCGGGCGCAACCGGATCGTGGCCGACCTGCGGCTGGCCGTGCCGGTGGCCTGA